A genomic region of Sphingobium sp. HWE2-09 contains the following coding sequences:
- a CDS encoding MFS transporter: MNGDPLPTRPLPARSLAVAALSTIVEWYDFTLYLYFATVLSRIFFGGGAVGLGDALAGFALAYLMRPVGAIVFGHIGDRYGRRLTMLLSMGMMTAAMLATAMLPTHAQVGPAAGWMMVGLRCLMAFSVGGEYTGVVAYLLEGARAERRGFVTSLASAASEVGALLAAGVSAITVASLDPQSLGDWGWRIPFFVGAALAGIILLARATMEESPEFLRQQAAATTPTNPLAYSLRHHKAAIGRGFAISALGSITYYVGITYVPSFLSAMGTTGEADALWLSTLAAAAVILVTPLTGLLTDRIGRKPVLIALALGGAILPMLMFLLMQGAFAMALAGAVVLACLGGAVSAVGAVTTAEQFPGEGRLSGLAFGATSATALFGGLTPWLAHWLIERSGWAPAPGAMIAVVALGVLPVLAMLPETAPRILGKRKTADPSPDRPSS; the protein is encoded by the coding sequence ATGAATGGTGATCCCTTGCCCACCCGGCCGCTACCCGCCCGATCGCTGGCCGTCGCCGCGCTCTCCACCATCGTGGAATGGTATGATTTCACGCTCTATCTCTATTTCGCGACCGTGCTGTCGCGTATTTTCTTCGGCGGCGGCGCGGTGGGGCTGGGCGATGCGCTGGCGGGATTTGCGCTTGCCTATCTGATGCGGCCGGTGGGCGCGATCGTCTTCGGGCATATCGGCGATCGCTATGGGCGGCGGCTGACCATGTTGCTGTCGATGGGGATGATGACGGCGGCGATGCTGGCGACCGCGATGCTGCCCACCCATGCGCAGGTCGGCCCGGCGGCGGGATGGATGATGGTCGGCCTGCGCTGCCTGATGGCCTTCTCCGTCGGGGGCGAATATACCGGCGTCGTCGCCTATCTGCTGGAGGGCGCGCGGGCGGAGCGGCGCGGGTTCGTCACGTCGCTCGCCTCGGCCGCCAGCGAAGTCGGCGCACTGCTGGCGGCGGGCGTGTCCGCGATCACGGTCGCGTCGCTGGACCCACAGAGCCTGGGCGACTGGGGGTGGCGCATTCCCTTTTTCGTCGGCGCGGCGCTGGCGGGCATCATCCTGCTGGCCCGCGCCACGATGGAGGAATCCCCCGAATTTCTGCGGCAGCAGGCGGCGGCGACCACGCCGACCAATCCACTGGCCTACAGCCTGCGCCACCATAAGGCGGCGATCGGACGGGGCTTTGCGATTTCGGCGCTGGGGTCGATCACCTATTATGTCGGCATCACCTATGTGCCGAGCTTCCTGTCCGCCATGGGCACGACCGGGGAAGCGGACGCACTGTGGCTCTCCACGCTGGCCGCCGCTGCGGTGATCCTCGTCACGCCGCTGACCGGCTTGCTGACCGACCGGATCGGCCGCAAGCCGGTGCTGATCGCGCTGGCGCTGGGCGGGGCGATCCTGCCGATGCTGATGTTCCTGTTGATGCAGGGGGCGTTCGCCATGGCGCTGGCAGGCGCGGTGGTGCTGGCTTGCCTGGGCGGGGCGGTGAGCGCGGTCGGTGCAGTGACCACGGCGGAACAGTTTCCGGGCGAGGGACGGCTCAGCGGCCTGGCGTTCGGTGCGACCAGCGCGACGGCCTTGTTCGGCGGCCTGACGCCTTGGCTGGCGCATTGGCTGATCGAAAGGAGCGGCTGGGCGCCCGCGCCGGGCGCGATGATC
- a CDS encoding L,D-transpeptidase family protein → MRASRPSPFLRPFVLAGALGLSLLLTGSGDPVRAAAQEEAMAPGGYRWLGEGPWDGPIYMVISIEKQMIHVYSGDQLIGLASVSTGMKGHRTPTGDYPILQKRQWHRSNLYSNAPMPYMQRLTWDGIALHAGHNPGYPASHGCIRLPYAFARQLFALTKMGTMVEVTQARLSAALQYDALVVGDPGSMVVTFGPGRDSRIAPPPVRQPANADDVPRLEVDPTIFGMVRR, encoded by the coding sequence ATGCGCGCCTCCCGTCCATCGCCGTTTTTGCGTCCGTTCGTCCTGGCAGGCGCGCTGGGCCTGTCGCTGTTGCTCACCGGTTCGGGCGACCCGGTCCGCGCGGCGGCGCAGGAGGAGGCGATGGCGCCGGGCGGCTATCGCTGGCTGGGCGAAGGGCCGTGGGATGGCCCCATCTATATGGTCATCAGCATCGAGAAGCAGATGATCCATGTCTATAGCGGCGACCAGCTGATCGGGCTGGCCAGCGTATCGACCGGCATGAAGGGGCATCGCACCCCGACCGGCGACTATCCGATCCTGCAAAAGCGGCAATGGCACCGCTCCAACCTCTACAGCAATGCGCCCATGCCCTATATGCAGCGCCTGACCTGGGACGGGATTGCGCTCCACGCCGGGCATAATCCGGGCTATCCCGCCAGCCATGGCTGCATTCGCCTGCCCTACGCCTTCGCGCGGCAACTGTTTGCGCTGACGAAAATGGGGACGATGGTGGAGGTGACGCAGGCGCGACTGAGCGCCGCCCTGCAATATGACGCGCTGGTGGTGGGCGATCCGGGCAGCATGGTGGTGACGTTCGGGCCGGGCCGCGACAGTCGCATCGCCCCGCCGCCCGTGCGCCAGCCTGCAAACGCGGACGACGTCCCAAGGCTGGAAGTCGATCCGACGATCTTCGGGATGGTTCGACGGTAA
- the ilvD gene encoding dihydroxy-acid dehydratase, whose protein sequence is MPAYRSRTTTHGRNMAGARGLWRATGMKDSDFGKPIIAIANSFTQFVPGHVHLKDLGQLVAREIEAAGGVAKEFNTIAVDDGIAMGHGGMLYSLPSRDLIADSVEYMVNAHCADAIVCISNCDKITPGMLMAAMRLNIPVVFVSGGPMEAGKTTLRGKKVALDLVDAMVVAADESYTDEEVQTIERSACPTCGSCSGMFTANSMNCLTEALGLSLPGNGSTLATHADRERLFREAGHVIVDITKRYYEQDDASVLPRNIANFAAFENAMSVDIAMGGSSNTVLHLLAAAYEGGIDFTMADIDRLSRRVPCLCKVAPAKSDVHMEDVHRAGGIMAILGELERGGLIDGSLPTVHAPTMAAALARWDIGRTNSEEVRNFYRAAPGGVPTQTAFSQSERWEELDTDREHGVIRSTEHAFSKDGGLAVLFGNLAPEGCIVKTAGVDESILVFHGTARVYESQDAAVAGILGNEVKEKDVVVIRYEGPKGGPGMQEMLYPTSYLKSKGLGKACALITDGRFSGGTSGLSIGHVSPEAAEGGLIALVQTGDPIVIDIPARVIKVDLDDALLAERRAEMEARGDKAWKPFGRKREVSPALRAYAAMTTNAAKGAVRDVSQIER, encoded by the coding sequence ATGCCCGCCTACCGCTCTCGCACCACCACTCACGGCCGCAACATGGCGGGCGCGCGCGGACTTTGGCGCGCGACGGGGATGAAGGATTCCGATTTCGGCAAGCCGATCATCGCGATCGCCAACAGCTTCACCCAGTTCGTGCCGGGCCATGTGCACCTTAAGGATCTGGGCCAGCTGGTCGCGCGGGAGATCGAGGCGGCGGGCGGCGTTGCCAAGGAATTCAACACCATCGCGGTCGATGACGGCATCGCCATGGGTCATGGCGGCATGCTCTATTCGCTGCCCAGCCGCGACCTGATCGCCGACAGCGTGGAATATATGGTCAATGCCCATTGCGCCGACGCGATCGTGTGCATTTCCAACTGCGACAAGATCACGCCGGGCATGTTGATGGCTGCGATGCGCCTCAACATCCCCGTCGTCTTCGTGTCCGGCGGGCCGATGGAAGCGGGCAAGACGACCCTGCGCGGCAAGAAGGTCGCGCTCGACTTGGTCGATGCGATGGTCGTCGCCGCCGACGAAAGCTATACCGACGAGGAAGTGCAGACGATCGAGCGCTCCGCCTGCCCGACCTGCGGCAGCTGTTCGGGCATGTTCACCGCCAATTCGATGAACTGCCTGACCGAAGCGCTGGGCCTGTCGTTGCCAGGCAATGGTTCGACGTTGGCGACTCATGCCGATCGCGAGCGGCTGTTCCGCGAGGCGGGCCATGTCATCGTCGATATCACCAAACGCTATTATGAGCAGGACGATGCCAGCGTCCTGCCACGCAACATCGCCAATTTCGCCGCGTTCGAAAATGCAATGAGCGTGGACATCGCCATGGGCGGATCGTCCAATACAGTGCTGCATCTGCTGGCGGCGGCCTATGAAGGCGGGATCGATTTCACCATGGCGGACATCGACCGGCTGTCGCGGCGCGTGCCGTGCCTGTGCAAGGTCGCGCCCGCCAAGAGCGACGTACATATGGAAGATGTCCACCGCGCTGGCGGGATCATGGCGATCCTGGGCGAGTTGGAGCGTGGCGGCCTGATCGACGGCAGCCTGCCGACGGTGCATGCGCCGACGATGGCAGCGGCGCTCGCGCGCTGGGACATTGGCCGCACCAATAGCGAGGAAGTGCGCAACTTCTACCGCGCGGCGCCCGGCGGCGTGCCGACCCAGACGGCGTTCAGCCAGTCGGAACGCTGGGAAGAACTGGACACCGACCGCGAGCATGGCGTGATCCGATCGACCGAACATGCCTTTTCCAAGGATGGCGGCCTGGCCGTGCTGTTCGGCAATCTGGCGCCCGAAGGCTGCATCGTGAAGACGGCGGGCGTGGACGAAAGCATCCTGGTCTTCCACGGCACGGCGCGCGTCTATGAAAGCCAGGACGCGGCGGTCGCGGGCATATTGGGCAATGAGGTCAAGGAAAAGGACGTCGTCGTCATCCGTTATGAAGGGCCAAAGGGCGGGCCGGGCATGCAGGAAATGCTCTATCCGACCAGCTATCTGAAGTCGAAGGGACTGGGCAAGGCCTGCGCGCTGATCACCGACGGGCGCTTTTCGGGCGGCACGTCGGGCCTGTCGATCGGGCATGTCTCGCCCGAAGCGGCGGAGGGCGGCCTGATCGCTTTGGTGCAGACCGGCGACCCGATCGTCATCGACATCCCCGCGCGCGTCATCAAGGTCGACCTGGACGACGCGCTGCTGGCCGAACGCCGCGCGGAGATGGAGGCGCGTGGGGACAAGGCGTGGAAGCCCTTTGGTCGCAAGCGCGAAGTGTCGCCAGCGCTGCGCGCCTATGCCGCGATGACGACCAACGCCGCCAAGGGCGCGGTGCGGGATGTCAGCCAGATCGAGCGGTGA